From Ndongobacter massiliensis:
GTTTTCGCTTTGACTTTACCCACTTTGAGGCGCTGACCGAAGCGCAGGTGCGGGAAGTAGAAGAAATTGTAAACCGGGAAATTTTCCACTCATTGCCGGTGCGCACGCAGGTTTTATCGTATACGCAGGCGGTCAATGAAGGGGCAATCGGATTATTTGAAGACAAATATGAAGATCAGGTACGCGTGGTCAGCACGGGGGATTTCTCAAAAGAGCTTTGCGGCGGGACTCATGTTGAAAACACGGCACAGATTATGATGTTGCGCATTGTATCGGAACAGGGAATTTCTTCCGGCGTGCGTCGTATGGAAGCGGTAACGGGGCGCGCGTGCTACCGTCGCCTGGTTGCGGCCGAAGATCGGCTGGATGCGCTAGCCGGGCGGCTAAAAACAAATCGAGAAGGCATTGAAGAACGTCTGGAGCAGCGCGAAGCGGAAGAAAAGGAACTGCAGCGCAAAGTTGCTTCCTTTGCGTCGAAGGTGGCGGGGGACCGCTCACAGGCGGTGCTTGCCGATGCCATTTCCGTGGGCGAAGTGCAGGTGATGACGGCAGCTTTTACGGATGTTCCCATGGCCTCCTTGAAGGAAACGGTGGATCAGCTAAAAGAGAAAGCGTCAAATTACTGTATCGTTCTGGCATCAAAGGCGGACGGTAAAGTGTTGCTTGTGGCAGCGGTGGATCCGGCGCTGAACGGATGCGGTTTACAGGCGGGCAAGATCGTAAAAGTGGTTGCGCAGGCAACGGGCGGCAACGGCGGTGGGCGACCGGACTTTGCAACAGCCGGCGGAAAGGACCCGCAAAAGGTGGAAGATGCCCTGCGTTTGGTGGAAAAAACCGTGCGCGCGCAATTGCAGAAATAAAGGGAACGAAGAAGGAAACGGAACGACGACGCTGCATGGCAGCGTCAATGATAACCCGGAGGGTTGCGAGTAAGGAGGAAATGATGACCGGTGATCACAGTAAGACGATGCTCTTTGCACCCTTGGATGAGAAAGAAAAGGATATTTGTGAAATCCTGAGGTCGGTTTATGCGGCGCTCAAGGAGAAGGGATATAAGCCGGAAAATCAGATTATCGGATATATACTGTCCGGCGATCCGACCTATATCACCAGTCACGGCGATGCGCGCAAGTTGATTCGTCAAATTGATCGTGATGAACTTTTGGAAGAATTGTTACGCTTTTACATTGCAGGGAACGAGATTGCTCGATAGACCGGGGTGGAGGCCTTGTCTCCGCCCTTCTTCCTGTTTGGTGCCGTTCCAAGGGAACCGTAATTTTAGTGTGCCTGAAACGGAGTAAAGAAAAGAGAAACTATGCGGGCGATGGGTTTGGATTTGGGAACAAAAACCATCGGTGTGGCGATCAGCGACCCGATGTATTGGATTGCGCAGGCGTATACGACGATACAGCGCACCAATTTGCAAGAGGATCTGAAGAGTATTCAGGAGATTGTAGACAAAGAAGGGGTGCAAGAGGTTGTTTTAGGGTTGCCCTGGAATATGAATCACTCGCAGGGCGCGGCGGCGGACCGGACGAAGACATTCGGGCAGGCGTTGGCGCGCTTTTTGGGGCGTGAAGTGATCTATCAGGACGAGCGTCTCTCGACGGTTTCGGCAGAACGCATTTTGCAGGAGAGCGGCGTCCGCAGAGAAAAACGAAAAAAACATGTCGACAAAATTGCGGCGACATTTATTTTACAGGTGTGGTTGGACGAGCGAGCCACGCGACAAAAAACGAACGATTAACGGGGAAAGCCCGGAAAGGAATGTAATTTGAGTAGAAAAAAATTGGAACGACTGCGCGTCATCCCTTTGGGTGGGCTGCAGGAAATCGGCAAGAATATGTGTGCCGTCGAATACGGCGACGATATCCTTGTCATTGATGCCGGCCTGACTTTTCCAACGGATGATATGCCCGGCGTCGATGTGGTCATTCCGGATATTACGTATCTGGAGCAAAACCGCGAGAAGGTGCGCGCCATTTTGCTCACGCATGGCCACGAAGATCATTATGGTGCCGTGCCCTATGTGTTAAAAAAGTTGTCTGTGCCAGTGTATTGCACGCGTTTGACGGCGGGACTGTTGGAGAATAAATTTAAGGAACACGGTTTAAGCACGGATTCCATACGCTATGTCACGGTGGGTGAAAATTTGAAATTCGGCGCGTTTTCTTGTGAGTTTATCCGCGTGGCGCACAGCATTCCCGATGCCTGTGCCATTGCCGTGTTTAACCCGGTGGGAACGTTGCTGTTCACCGGGGATTTCAAGTTTGACTTCACGCCCATTGACAACGAACCGACGGATTTGCAGCGGTTGGCGGAATTGGGTCAAGAGGGCGTGCTGTGCCTCTATTCGGATAGTACAAACGTGGAACGCGCGGGTGTGACGATGAGCGAGCGCACCGTGGGACAGACCTTTAAGCATTTATTTGAGGATGCGCCGGGGCGCATTATCGTCGCCACATTCGCCTCCAATTTGCACCGCGTCCAGCAGGTCATTTCCGCCTCGGAAGCATTGGGACGGAAAGTGTGCCTCTCCGGTCGTTCCATGCTCAACAATGTCTCTGTCGCCGCGGCATTGGGCTATTTGAAAGTAAAACAGAATACGCTGATCGAGATTTACGAACTTTCCAAATACAAGCCCGAGCAAACTACCCTGTTGATCACGGGCACGCAGGGCGAACCCATGAGTGCGCTCACACGCATTGCGCGCGATGAACACCGCCGCATTACGTTGGATGAAACGGATACGGTGATCATCTCCGCCTCGGAAATTCCGGGCAATGAACGCAGTATCGGAGATGTAATCAACAATCTCATGGGACATGGATCCACGGTCATCTATTCTTCGTTGGCAGACGTGCATGTTTCGGGACACGCCTGCCAGGAAGAGTTGAAATTGATGCATGCATTGTTGAAACCGACCTATTTTATTCCGGCGCATGGCGAAAATCGCATGCTTATCACGCATAAAAAGCTAGCACAATCCATGGGTATGCCGGAGGATCATATTTTCCTGGCGCAAAATGGCTCCGTGATTTCTTTTGAACGCCATGGCAGGCGCGTCCTAGCGACGCGGGAAGAATCCGTAACGGCGGGCAATATCCTAGTCGACGGTTTGGGCGTCGGCGATGTCGGCAGTATTGTGCTCAACGATCGCAAGCGTTTGTCGGACGACGGTGTCATCACCGTTGTAGTTTCTGTCGATCGAAAAACCCGCAAACTGGTCGCCGGTCCCGAAATTATGTCACGCGGTTTTGTCTACATGAAGGAGCACGTGGACATCATTGAAGGAATTAAAAAGGTGGTGTTGGCGATTTTTACCGATGCACAAAAGCGTCATATTTCCGATTGGAACTTCTTGAAATCGCAGGTGCGTGAGCAGGTCAAATCGTATGTCTACAGTGAAATTCAACGTGATCCGATGATTCTCTCAATCATCATGGAGATCGGGGAACCGACACGCGACTAACGTGTCGCAGGAAACGGTGTTGGAGAAGGAGGGCATATGGACATTCAGTTATCATTGCAAAAGGCGCTGGAGGAATTGATTCAGACGGCAAAATTGGAACCTGGGGATCTGCTGGTTGTCGGCTGTTCCTCCAGTGAAATCATGGGCGGGCGAATCGGAAAGCAGTCCAGCCCAGAAGTGGGTCGACAAGTTGCCGCAGTGTGTCGGGAAGTGCTTCAACCGCGCGGTATCGATTTGGCGGCGCAGTGCTGTGAACATTTAAATCGCGCGCTGGTCATGGAAAAGCAGGCAGCTAAAGAACGCGGGTATGAGCAGGTGAATGCGATTCCGCAGCCGCACGCAGGCGGTTCTTTTGCCGTGGCGGTCTATGCGGCGATGGAAGATCCGGTTTTGGTGGAAGAAGTGCAGGCGGATGCGGGATTGGACATCGGCCATACCCTGATCGGGATGCATTTGAAACGGGTGGCGGTTCCGGTGCGACTTTCCGTTAGCAAAATCGGGGAAGCAGCATTGGTGGCCGCGCGTGTACGTCCCAAATATACGGGCGGACCGCGCGCCGTTTATGACGAAAATTTGATGTAGCCCGGATATTGCTCGTTTTAACATCATGCAAGAAGGAGTGAAATCATCGAAGAAAAGCAGAAAGATTCTATAAAAAACGGACGCGAACGCGCCTTTTTGGTTTTTGATTATACACGAGAAAACAAAGCGCAGCTCACCGTGCGACAAGGTGAGCTGCGTGCACTTTGTACGTCCTGCGGACTGGACGTGGCGGATGAAATTGTGCAGCAAATCGAACGCATTCACCCAAGGACCGTGATCGGGGAAGGGAAGGTAGAAGAAATCGCGCAGCGCCTCTCCGAAGAAGCGGTCAACCTAGTTGTATTTGAGCGCGCGCTTACCGGCTCGCAGATGCGAAATTTGGCGGATGCGTTGGATTGTAAAGTACTGGACCGCAATGATGTCATTTTGGAAATCTTTGCGCGCCGTGCGCGGACGAAGAAGGCAAAACTACAGGTTGAACTGGCACAACAGGCATACCGATTGCCGCGTCTGGCAGGGCTTGGGAAAAGTTTATCCGGACAAGGTGCGGGGGTCGGCACGCGCGGACCGGGCGAACAGAAGCTGGAGTTGGACCGTCGTTCCGTAGAGCGGCGCATTGCGCAGTTAAAAAAGCAGCTGCGCACGCTCGAGAAACAGGAAGAGACCGCAGCCAAAAGACGTACGCAAAGCGCATTGCCGGTTGTGAGTCTGATCGGTTATACAAATGCCGGAAAATCGACGATACGAAATGCGCTTGCCCGGCGGTATGGCACGAATCTGCGCAAGGTCTATGCGGATGACCGGCTTTTTGCCACCTTGGAGGTCAGCGTGCGGCGCATTGAACCTCCGGTGGGCGCGCCTTTTCTTTTAGCGGACACCATCGGATTTCTGCGCGATCTGCCAGAAAAATTGCAGGATGCTTTTCAGAGCACGGTTGAGGAAATGCGTCGCTCGAATTTATTGGTATTTGTGCTCGACAGTGCCGGCTTGGAAGTGGAGGAACAGATTCGCTCGGTCAAACAGATTCTTTCCGAGCAGGCGATCACCGTTCCTTTGCTCTACGTTGTCAACAAAGTGGATCTCGGGGCACCTCCTGCGATTACGCCACCGGGGGAAACAATTTTCATTTCGGCGTACAACAAGGAAGATGTGAAACGTTTGTGTCGCACGATTGCGCAACACCCCGCGCTGCAAGGCAGTTACGTAGAGGGTACAATAGTAGAAATGGGGAGTACATGCGACTGATTGTAGAAAATGTTGAAAAATCCTTCGGCGCCAAACGTGTATTGCGCCAAGCGGATGCCGTTTTTGAGCAGGGAGAGATTTGTGGATTGTTGGGCCGAAACGGCGCCGGCAAGACGACGCTTTTTTCCATCATCGCCGGAAATCTCGAGGCAGAAAAAGGCTCTGTATGGTTGGAAGAAGAGGGACAGCGACGGGCTCTGCAGCCGGAAGATCTCTTTTTTATGGTTGCGGAACCCTCCTTGCCCAACTTTCTAACCGGACGCGAATTGATCCGCTTTTTCATTGATGTCAATCGCAAGGAAATTCAAAACTTACAGACGGAAGATGCCTATTTTGATTGGATTCAGTTTGAAGAAGAGGATCGGGATCGGCTGATTCAGGAATATTCAACCGGCATGAAAAACAAGCTGCAGATGCTGATGTTTCTCATTCTCCGCCCGCGCGTAATATTGATGGATGAGCCGTTGACTTCATTGGATGTCGTCGTACAGTTGGAACTTAAAAAATTAATTCGCTCGATACGCTCCGAGCATATTATTTTGTTGTCGACACATATTTTGCAGTTGGCGGAAGATTTGTGTGACCGCATTGTATTGCTGGTGGATGGAAAAATGGAAGCGGCGGATGCTTTGCAATCCAAGGAAAATAAAGACGCTTTTGAAGACCGATTGATTGCAAGGCTGTTGGAAAAAAATCCAGAGGCGGAATTGCAAACCGATTCTGCATTGAAGTTGGAGAATCCTGTAGGATCCGAACCGAAATCTTGTCTTTCCGAAAAGCAAAGGGAGGACGCATGAATACTCTGTGGACGGATTTTTCGATTGTCCAGCGCGTTCAGCTGCACGAAGTATTCAACTCCTTCTTGTGGCTGATACGAAAATTGCCATTTATCGGTCATTTTCTGGGAGATTCGTATCGTTTTTTTCATCTGAAACGCTTAATGAATTTTCTGCGCTTTCCGCTGTACTTGCTCTGGAGTTTTTTCAAATCGCTGTTGGGACGGCTGCTTTTTATGATTTTTTTTGCACCAACCCTACTAAGTCCCGCCATTCAGTGGTTTCACGGGAATGAATTTGCATCGCCCAAACTTTTTTATCAAAGTTTGCAGGTGAGTCCGCAAGCCTTTATTTACCTATCCGGAGGCCTGTTTTTTTGTGAAACACTGCTGGTTTTCCTGCGTTGTCGTCCGGCGGACGAAGGGGACCGTATCCAGAAGATGGTGCGTACCTTTCGCATGAACCCCATTCACTTGGGGCGGATCTTTACCGAGTGGGAGGGACCGATTTTTGCATTGTTGCGCTTTTTCGTTTTTGCCCTCCTATATGGTGTCGCTTTGGGCATCTCAATCGGCTCACTTTTTGCACTTGCCTGTTTCCTTCTTTTTTTGGAGTGGACGATGAATCGATTTTATATGAATTTTTTTCTTCGTCACCGCTACTTTTTACAGAACAAGTGGTATTTTGTGCTGAGCTGCATGACGTTGGCTCTTGGCGGTTGGGCGCTGGGCATCGCGCGTCCGATGCCCGTCGATGCGATACTCATCGGCGCTTGTCTGCTCATGGCCATTCCCGGAATTTGGAGTATGCTTTCACTGCGCCGGTTTTCCGGCTATCCCGTGTTGATTCGTTCGATTGAAACGGAGTATGCCCGGGCCGTGACATCTGCAAAAGAGGCGGGCGCCTCGAATGTGAAGCTGCGCGACTCCGATCTTAAAGCGCATCAGGATGCTCAACCATCTTCCGATCCCGCTCGAAAACACGGTTTTTCTTTATTGAATTCTCTGTTTTTTCAGCGCCATCGACGCATTTTACTGCGCCCGCAGATGCTCAAAACCTTATTTGTGATAGGCGGCGTCCTTGCATTCTTTATTTTTCAACAGACGACTCCGGTTTCCGAGCGAAGTGCAGTTGCTGCACGCATTCCGAACTTGATTCCATTGCTCATGATGCTTGTCTGCAGCTATGACAAAGTGACGAAGAGCATGTATGTCAATTGCGATCACAGTCTCTTGCATTACCAATTTTACCGGAGAAAAAAGGCGCAGCGGCGATTGTTTTTCGCACGACTGCGCACATTGGGAAGATGGAGTCTATACAGCATTCTGCCTATTACGCTGGCTATTGCCGGTTTTTATTTCTTCGGTTCATGGAATTTTCCGCCGTATTTCGGAATCGTGCTGCTTTTGCCGGCTGCGTACGGACTTTTCTTTACCGTCTTCCATTTGAGTCTATACTATCTGTTTCAACCGTATTCGGAAAAAGGAAGTATCAAAAGTCTCACTGCAACCTTTTTACAGGCCGCGGTCAGTATTTTTTGCTATGCGTCTATTACACGAATGCCCAGCGGAAAAATGTTTCTTATTCACGGGACACTGACGCTTGGAGGCAGTCTCATACTGGTCCTGCTGGTGTTCATTTTTTCGCAGCGTACCTTTCGCTTGCGTGAATAACCGTATCAGTTATGCTTTTCGCTTCCGCCTATTCCTTCATCCTTTTATCTTCTGCTCGGCTCGGCTGTACGCGTAGGGTGCGGTA
This genomic window contains:
- a CDS encoding IreB family regulatory phosphoprotein, whose protein sequence is MTGDHSKTMLFAPLDEKEKDICEILRSVYAALKEKGYKPENQIIGYILSGDPTYITSHGDARKLIRQIDRDELLEELLRFYIAGNEIAR
- the ruvX gene encoding Holliday junction resolvase RuvX, with amino-acid sequence MRAMGLDLGTKTIGVAISDPMYWIAQAYTTIQRTNLQEDLKSIQEIVDKEGVQEVVLGLPWNMNHSQGAAADRTKTFGQALARFLGREVIYQDERLSTVSAERILQESGVRREKRKKHVDKIAATFILQVWLDERATRQKTND
- a CDS encoding ribonuclease J codes for the protein MSRKKLERLRVIPLGGLQEIGKNMCAVEYGDDILVIDAGLTFPTDDMPGVDVVIPDITYLEQNREKVRAILLTHGHEDHYGAVPYVLKKLSVPVYCTRLTAGLLENKFKEHGLSTDSIRYVTVGENLKFGAFSCEFIRVAHSIPDACAIAVFNPVGTLLFTGDFKFDFTPIDNEPTDLQRLAELGQEGVLCLYSDSTNVERAGVTMSERTVGQTFKHLFEDAPGRIIVATFASNLHRVQQVISASEALGRKVCLSGRSMLNNVSVAAALGYLKVKQNTLIEIYELSKYKPEQTTLLITGTQGEPMSALTRIARDEHRRITLDETDTVIISASEIPGNERSIGDVINNLMGHGSTVIYSSLADVHVSGHACQEELKLMHALLKPTYFIPAHGENRMLITHKKLAQSMGMPEDHIFLAQNGSVISFERHGRRVLATREESVTAGNILVDGLGVGDVGSIVLNDRKRLSDDGVITVVVSVDRKTRKLVAGPEIMSRGFVYMKEHVDIIEGIKKVVLAIFTDAQKRHISDWNFLKSQVREQVKSYVYSEIQRDPMILSIIMEIGEPTRD
- a CDS encoding TIGR01440 family protein; the encoded protein is MDIQLSLQKALEELIQTAKLEPGDLLVVGCSSSEIMGGRIGKQSSPEVGRQVAAVCREVLQPRGIDLAAQCCEHLNRALVMEKQAAKERGYEQVNAIPQPHAGGSFAVAVYAAMEDPVLVEEVQADAGLDIGHTLIGMHLKRVAVPVRLSVSKIGEAALVAARVRPKYTGGPRAVYDENLM
- the hflX gene encoding GTPase HflX — protein: MVFDYTRENKAQLTVRQGELRALCTSCGLDVADEIVQQIERIHPRTVIGEGKVEEIAQRLSEEAVNLVVFERALTGSQMRNLADALDCKVLDRNDVILEIFARRARTKKAKLQVELAQQAYRLPRLAGLGKSLSGQGAGVGTRGPGEQKLELDRRSVERRIAQLKKQLRTLEKQEETAAKRRTQSALPVVSLIGYTNAGKSTIRNALARRYGTNLRKVYADDRLFATLEVSVRRIEPPVGAPFLLADTIGFLRDLPEKLQDAFQSTVEEMRRSNLLVFVLDSAGLEVEEQIRSVKQILSEQAITVPLLYVVNKVDLGAPPAITPPGETIFISAYNKEDVKRLCRTIAQHPALQGSYVEGTIVEMGSTCD
- a CDS encoding ATP-binding cassette domain-containing protein, which produces MRLIVENVEKSFGAKRVLRQADAVFEQGEICGLLGRNGAGKTTLFSIIAGNLEAEKGSVWLEEEGQRRALQPEDLFFMVAEPSLPNFLTGRELIRFFIDVNRKEIQNLQTEDAYFDWIQFEEEDRDRLIQEYSTGMKNKLQMLMFLILRPRVILMDEPLTSLDVVVQLELKKLIRSIRSEHIILLSTHILQLAEDLCDRIVLLVDGKMEAADALQSKENKDAFEDRLIARLLEKNPEAELQTDSALKLENPVGSEPKSCLSEKQREDA